Proteins encoded together in one Variovorax paradoxus EPS window:
- the iscA gene encoding iron-sulfur cluster assembly protein IscA, producing MAVTLTEAAARHVTRYLGKRGKGVGVRLGVKTTGCSGLAYKLEYVDEFTPEDVVFEDHGVKVLVDPKSLAYIDGTQLDFVREGLNEGFKFINPNERDRCGCGESFRI from the coding sequence ATGGCCGTCACGCTGACCGAAGCCGCTGCGCGCCACGTCACCCGCTACCTCGGCAAACGAGGTAAGGGCGTGGGCGTGCGGCTGGGCGTGAAGACGACTGGCTGCTCGGGCCTGGCCTACAAGCTTGAGTACGTCGACGAGTTCACGCCTGAAGACGTGGTGTTCGAAGATCACGGCGTGAAGGTGCTGGTCGATCCCAAGAGCCTGGCCTACATCGACGGCACGCAGCTCGACTTCGTGCGCGAAGGCCTGAACGAAGGCTTCAAGTTCATCAACCCCAATGAGCGCGATCGCTGCGGTTGCGGAGAGAGCTTCCGCAT
- the iscU gene encoding Fe-S cluster assembly scaffold IscU: protein MAYSSKVIDHYENPRNVGSFEKGDDSVGTGMVGAPACGDVMKLQIKVNPETGVIEDARFKTYGCGSAIASSSLVTEWVKGKTLDEAAALKNAQIAEELALPPVKIHCSILAEDAIKAAVSDYKAKHGAKTAESAAEAVH from the coding sequence ATGGCATATTCTTCCAAGGTCATCGACCACTACGAAAATCCACGCAACGTCGGCTCCTTCGAAAAGGGCGACGATTCGGTGGGCACCGGCATGGTCGGCGCACCGGCCTGCGGCGACGTGATGAAGCTGCAGATCAAGGTCAACCCCGAAACGGGCGTGATCGAAGACGCGCGCTTCAAGACCTACGGCTGCGGCTCGGCCATTGCCTCGTCCTCGCTCGTGACCGAATGGGTCAAGGGCAAGACGCTCGACGAAGCGGCGGCACTCAAGAACGCGCAGATCGCCGAAGAACTGGCGCTGCCGCCGGTCAAGATCCACTGCTCGATCCTCGCGGAAGACGCCATCAAGGCGGCCGTGAGCGACTACAAGGCCAAGCACGGTGCCAAGACCGCCGAGTCGGCCGCCGAAGCTGTTCACTGA